A region of the Nitrospirota bacterium genome:
AAAGTCTGGCTAAGCAATTGCTTACATTTGCAAAGGGCGGAGATCCGGTCAAGAAGACAATATATATCGGTGAATCAATAAAGGATTGGTGTTCATTTACACTTAGAGGGACAAAAGCGGGGCACGAATGTCTTATTCCTGACGACCTGTGGCCGGTAGAGGTTGAAAAGGGACAGATACATCAGGTTATAAATAATCTTATAATTAATGCCGTTCAGTCAATGCCGGACGGCGGGCAGATCAAAGTACAGGCTGAGAATATTATTATAAATGCAAAGGAAATTCCAACCCTTAAAAAGGGGCGATATGTAAAGATTACAATTGAAGATCATGGGGCAGGGATACCGGAAGAAATTATTCCTAAGATATTTGATCCGTTTTTTACTACTAAGGAAAAAGGAAGCGGTCTCGGTCTTGCAATCGCCTATTCTATAATAAAGAAACATAACGGGCATATCAGTGTTGAATCTGATATTGGTAATGGAACCACCTTCAGTGTCTATCTGCCTGCCTCCGGTAAAAAGATATTTAATGAGAAAGAAACAGGAAAAGTACCACTTTCCGGCAGCGGCAAGGTCCTCGTAATTGATGATGAAGAAACAATCAGAGATTTTGTATGTAATGTCCTGAGCCATTTCAGGTATGAAGCAGAGTCTGCTGCGAATGGTACCGGTGGAATAGAATTGTATAAAAAGGCCATGGAGTCGGGAAATCCTTTTGATGTGGTTATAATGGACTTGACAATACCCGGAGGTATGGGTGGTAAGGAGGCCATAAGAGAACTCCTGAAGATAGACTCAAGGGCAAAGGTAATTGTATCAAGCGGATATTCCAAAGACCCTATAATGACAAATTATGAGGAGTATGGTTTCAGTGATGTATTAGTAAAACCGTATATCCATACAAAACTGTGTGAAGTGGTACATAGGGTAATTGGGGGGTAATTGGGGGGTAATTGGGTGATAAAACTTATTATTTTTGACCTCG
Encoded here:
- a CDS encoding response regulator, whose protein sequence is MEDQEKTKEELLEEIKRLRLLLNEKDSKEAESRRKEQDKNRRYQKGLETIINSSGDIIFLKDTDFKYVIANKAHETLFHVNVDDIIGKTDFDFMPEDFSLHCRKSDEAALSSGEPVDIEEYAEGMWFSTVKQRVVDGEGNILGVVGIIRDITKVKKMEAELLKAQKLESLGILAGGIAHDFNNFLTGIMGNIYLAKLSISPHDKLYELLTESEKASLQAKSLAKQLLTFAKGGDPVKKTIYIGESIKDWCSFTLRGTKAGHECLIPDDLWPVEVEKGQIHQVINNLIINAVQSMPDGGQIKVQAENIIINAKEIPTLKKGRYVKITIEDHGAGIPEEIIPKIFDPFFTTKEKGSGLGLAIAYSIIKKHNGHISVESDIGNGTTFSVYLPASGKKIFNEKETGKVPLSGSGKVLVIDDEETIRDFVCNVLSHFRYEAESAANGTGGIELYKKAMESGNPFDVVIMDLTIPGGMGGKEAIRELLKIDSRAKVIVSSGYSKDPIMTNYEEYGFSDVLVKPYIHTKLCEVVHRVIGG